The Lepeophtheirus salmonis chromosome 1, UVic_Lsal_1.4, whole genome shotgun sequence genome has a segment encoding these proteins:
- the Snap29 gene encoding synaptosomal-associated protein 29: MNGREISDEEFLRGRPQNPASPNVESRQQELLRARREIEERTLDSSHRSLGLLYESEKVGIATAEELNRQKDQLKSTERRLDDINSTLTQSERHLQGAKSVLGGIMNYFSGRNSRAAPPSSSGTNHSNNNRKKPPPPEMSPPISTTSSSHNPASLRTSQHPPIYYNGNNSEQILNRNLDEMSVGLSRLKQLAHGLNKEMDEHNDIIDRIDDGVAKNSWRIEKQNKDMNKLLKK, translated from the coding sequence ATGAATGGACGTGAAATCTCTGACGAAGAGTTTCTTAGAGGCCGACCCCAGAATCCAGCATCCCCCAATGTGGAATCACGGCAACAGGAGCTCCTTCGTGCCCGTCGAGAGATTGAGGAACGAACCCTGGACTCAAGTCATCGGAGTCTTGGCCTCCTCTATGAATCTGAAAAAGTAGGGATTGCCACAGCAGAAGAGCTGAATCGTCAAAAGGATCAATTGAAATCCACTGAGCGTCGATTGGATGATATCAACTCCACTCTCACTCAATCCGAGAGACATCTTCAAGGAGCAAAGTCTGTTTTAGGGGGGATCATGAACTATTTCTCGGGAAGAAACAGTCGAGCAGCCCCACCCTCTTCCTCTGGAACAAATCATTCTAATAATAATCGGAAAAAACCTCCTCCTCCTGAGATGTCGCCACCCATATCAACAACATCCTCTTCTCACAATCCCGCCTCGCTTAGAACCTCTCAACATCCACCCATCTACTACAATGGCAATAATTCGGAGCAGATTCTCAATAGAAATTTAGATGAAATGTCTGTGGGTCTTTCTCGCCTCAAACAGTTAGCTCATGGTCTTAATAAGGAAATGGACGAACACAATGATATCATAGATCGTATTGATGACGGCGTGGCTAAGAATTCTTGGAGAATAGAGAAGCAAAATAAGGATATGAACAAATTACTCAAGAAGTAA
- the Nhe1 gene encoding sodium/hydrogen exchanger 8, with translation MRPSYWIILALLFLTFSVKGEEARKEGKNTTHLQSQSNSSTTEKTSGNETEEGSSNFLPAEGDAEKEHSSSLAILFLLCIIIMCIFFIHCVLKADKCRFLPESLAIVCFGAVVGLFMKVLPIEDIKKVESFSPNAFFLVLLPPIIFESGYNLHKGTFFQNLGSIMLFAIVGTTISALVVGGGVYLLGLADLVYKLDFVQSFAFGSLISAVDPVATLAIFQAIDVDPILNMLVFGESILNDAVAIVLTSTVIESGSESMVDLTTGEQVIHGIWRFLVVFVGSAGIGTLVALISSILLKYVDLYHNPSLEFAFMVCFVYSPYALAEGIHLSGIMSILFCGIVMSQYTHYNLSPVTQITMQQTMRTLAFMCESCVFAYLGLALFSFPHRFELALIVWSIMFTLIGRALNIFPLASLCNRFRQHRITKKMMLIMWFSGLRGAIAYALALHLEFNEDTRKVIVTTTLTVVLFTTMILGGGTMPLMKYLETKKKPKKRSRRRRNSEIRRRKEILLSKTFEMGGALESSEVSHLSELTEEEIETSSTFKIGKKEVRGFTYWNFKYIKPFLIRKFTQRELKDGKRQVTELTDKWFKDIRASPLLLSDSSEESDLGICNPASNPIDI, from the exons ATGAGACCGAGCTATTGGATAATATTGGCTCTCCTTTTCTTGACCTTTTCCGTGAAAGGCGAAGAGGCAAGGAAAGAGGGAAAGAACACAACACATCTTCAGAGCCAAAGTAATTCATCAACGACAGAGAAAACCTCCGGAAATGAAACAGAAGAAGGTTCTTCGAACTTCCTTCCAGCGGAAGGGGATGCGGAGAAGGAGCATTCAAGCTCTTTGGCCATTCTGTTCCTCCTCTGTATAATCATCatgtgtattttctttattcactGCGTTCTCAAAGCAGACAAGTGTCGATTCTTACCCGAGAGTCTTGCCATCGTTTGTTTCGGAGCGGTTGTGGGTCTATTTATGAAAGTCCTTCCCATTGAGGACATTAAAAAAGTGGAGTCCTTTAGTCCAAACGCCTTCTTCCTTGTTCTTCTTCCACCCATCATTTTTGAATCCGGATACAATTTGCATAAAGG gactttttttcaaaatctgggATCCATTATGCTTTTTGCCATTGTGGGAACAACGATTTCTGCTCTCGTTGTTGGAGGAGGAGTATACCTTTTAGGTCTTGCGGATCTGGTCTACAAACTTGACTTTGTTCAAAGCTTTGCTTTCGGCTCTCTCATCTCTGCTGTAGATCCTGTTGCAACCCTTGCGATCTTTCAAGCCATAGACGTGGATCCTATTCTCAACATGTTGGTATTTGGAGA GTCTATTCTAAACGACGCCGTTGCTATTGTTCTTACGTCAACTGTGATAGAATCTGGGAGTGAGAGTATGGTGGATCTTACAACGGGAGAGCAGGTTATTCATGGAATTTGGAGatttttagtagtttttgtggGCTCTGCTG GAATCGGAACCCTTGTTGCTCTCATTAGTtccatattattgaaatatgtagATTTATATCACAATCCTTCTCTTGAGTTTGCATTCatggtttgttttgtttattcgCCGTATGCTCTTGCAGAAGGGATTCATCTCTCGGGTATAATGTCCATTCTCTTTTGTGGAATTGTCATGAGTCAATATACGCACTATAACCTATCACCAGTCACTCAAATCACTATGCAACAAACAATGAGGACTCTGGCTTTTATGTGTGAATCTTGTGTGTTTGCATACTTGGGCCTTGCACTTTTTAGTTTTCCTCATCGATTTGAGTTAGCTCTTATTGTATGGAGCATCATGTTTACTTTGATTGGTCGGGCATTAAATATATTCCCTCTCGCATCTCTATGTAATCGATTTCGTCAGCATCGCATTACAAAGAAAATGATGCTAATTATGTGGTTTTCGGGCCTTCGGGGTGCAATTGCATATGCTCTTGCTCTTCATTTAGAGTTTAACGAGGATACAAGGAAAGTTATAGTTACTACCACACTCACAGTTGTGTTATTCACCACTATGATCCTTGGTGGAGGCACGATGCCtttgatgaaatatttggaaacaaagaaaaaacccAAGAAAAGATCAAGGAGACGAAGAAACAGTGAGATTCGGAGACGTAAGGAAATCTTGCTTTCAAAGACATTTGAAATGGGTGGGGCTCTCGAATCCTCTGAAGTATCCCATTTGTCAGAATTGACGGAAGAGGAAATTGAGACCTCCTCAACTTTCAAGATTGGTAAAAAAGAGGTCCGAGGATTCACTTATtggaactttaaatatattaaacccTTTCTTATTCGAAA ATTCACGCAAAGAGAACTCAAAGATGGAAAGAGACAGGTTACGGAGCTCACAGATAAGTGGTTCAAAGACATCCGAGCCTCTCCGCTTCTCCTTTCAGATTCAAGCGAGGAGAGCGATTTGGGGATTTGCAATCCAGCTAGTAACCCTATTGATATCTAG
- the LOC121114893 gene encoding uncharacterized protein: MDSHFKIELTCDVPDIMNEEIVIQENGSEFEERYEFDPESTAPVQEVQEEPICYYEEAYITDNDSLSYGDNLVIDSGTSHDTDLQTAIDLAKFSEQGKDASNPRANSSPQRYIILQYPEKSKITKSNDFLTSSSSSSSTSGGGIKSTNTFGKPKLSYAAMITEVIRCAPNKRLTLNEIYQAISARYPYYKMDCKNWQNSIRHNLSLNHSFVKVPRPENKGRGHFWTIDYSKEKNLSKTVTPSKIQHIISDNISAKYRIFNVAAPPV; the protein is encoded by the coding sequence ATGGATTCTCACTTTAAGATAGAGTTGACGTGTGACGTCCCGGACATTATGAATGAGGAGATTGTGATCCAGGAAAATGGAAGTGAATTTGAGGAGAGATATGAATTCGATCCCGAATCCACTGCTCCCGTGCAAGAGGTTCAGGAAGAGCCAATTTGCTACTATGAAGAGGCATACATTACGGATAACGACTCTTTGTCCTATGGCGATAACCTTGTGATCGACTCCGGTACCTCCCATGATACAGACCTTCAAACAGCCATTGATTTGGCTAAGTTCAGTGAACAGGGGAAGGATGCCTCCAATCCCAGAGCCAATAGTTCTCCTCAACGCTATATTATCCTCCAATATCCTGAAAAGTCCAAAATAACCAAATCAAACGACTTCCTCACTTCCTCCTCATCCTCTTCTTCTACCTCTGGAGGAGGAATCAAATCCACAAATACATTTGGAAAACCCAAGTTATCCTACGCTGCTATGATCACGGAAGTCATACGATGTGCACCCAACAAACGCCTCACTCTCAATGAAATATATCAAGCTATCTCTGCCCGCTATCCATACTACAAAATGGACTGCAAGAACTGGCAGAACTCAATTCGACACAATTTGTCTCTGAATCATTCCTTTGTGAAAGTACCTCGGCCGGAAAATAAGGGGAGAGGACATTTTTGGACTATTGACTACTCCAAGGAAAAGAACCTTTCTAAAACTGTCACCCCTTCAAAGATCCAACACATTATTTCCGATAATATTTCGGCCAAGTATCGTATATTCAACGTGGCTGCTCCACCCGtctaa
- the LOC121114877 gene encoding alpha-1,3-mannosyl-glycoprotein 4-beta-N-acetylglucosaminyltransferase B isoform X1 has protein sequence MQFSKSSQRKGLDKGCRIRMILYFIILLLILTQVYTLQYILFRQYKENLFSQKSELSSSVIENVQDFFSTEDKFDRGVFETVIGISSVPREGHDYYLETLKSLLGDQKASNGEYLFVFMVSSFNQTLKARIKAMLEKHFKRDIQKGLLYVFSPNKDFYPLFTLENFDRNKESNYYKWRARQSLDYSYLFDFIYQRFSFKSYLHLEDDLLVTNSYLGKMKNFIDQVNNSTRKSNWSVMSFSKLGFIGKLFKKSDLPFLTNMFRAFYKETPCDWILNMFIYGRTTDCMVTQDFFGARESACLNNRVPSLSPSLFQHVGRHSSLRGKIQILTDEDFNG, from the exons ATGCAATTTAGTAAATCAAGTCAAAG AAAAGGATTAGATAAAGGATGTCGGATACGAATGATACTATATTTTATCATCTTATTATTGATTCTAACCCAAGTTTATACTcttcaatacatattatttcGTCAGTACAAAGAGAATTTGTTTTCCCAAAAAAGTGAATTGAGCTCTAGTGTCATTGAGAATGTCCAGGATTTTTTTTCGACCGAAGATAAATTTGATAGAGGAGTCTTTGAAACAGTGATAGGTATCTCGTCAGTTCCAAGAGAAGGGCATGATTACTATCTCGAAACCTTAAAATCTCTTCTTGGAGATCAG AAAGCTTCGAATGGTGagtatttatttgtctttatgGTTTCTTCATTCAACCAAACCCTTAAGGCAAGGATCAAGGCAATGCTAGAAAAGCATTTCAAAAGGGACATTCAAAAAGGATTACTCTACGTTTTCTCCCCTAATAA GGACTTTTATCCCCTGTTTACGCTTGAAAATTTCGATAGGAACAAAGAATCAAATTATTACAAATGGAGAGCCAGGCAAAGCTTGGACTACTCTTAtctttttgactttatttaccaACGCTTCTCTTTCAAAAGCTATCTACACTTGGAGGATGACCTATTGGTCACAAACTCGTATTTAGGTAAAATGAAGAACTTTATTGATCAAGTCAATAATTCCACCCGTAAATCTAACTGGTCTGTGATGAGCTTCAGCAAGTTAGGATTCattggtaaattatttaaaaagtcggATCTCCcctttttgacaaatatgttCAGGGCATTTTACAAAGAGACTCCTTGCGATTGGATATTGAACATGTTTATTTACGGGCGAACAACGGATTGTATGGTCACTCAGGATTTCTTTGGAGCAAGGGAGTCTGCATGCCTTAATAATCGGGTTCCCTCATTGAGCCCTTCTTTATTTCAACACGTGGGCCGCCATTCCTCACTACgtggaaaaattcaaattttaacggATGAGGACTTTAATGGTTAA
- the LOC121114877 gene encoding alpha-1,3-mannosyl-glycoprotein 4-beta-N-acetylglucosaminyltransferase A isoform X2 has product MQFSKSSQRKGLDKGCRIRMILYFIILLLILTQVYTLQYILFRQYKENLFSQKSELSSSVIENVQDFFSTEDKFDRGVFETVIGISSVPREGHDYYLETLKSLLGDQKASNGEYLFVFMVSSFNQTLKARIKAMLEKHFKRDIQKGLLYVFSPNKDFYPLFTLENFDRNKESNYYKWRARQSLDYSYLFDFIYQRFSFKSYLHLEDDLLVTNSYLGKMKNFIDQVNNSTRKSNWSVMSFSKLGFIGHFTKRLLAIGY; this is encoded by the exons ATGCAATTTAGTAAATCAAGTCAAAG AAAAGGATTAGATAAAGGATGTCGGATACGAATGATACTATATTTTATCATCTTATTATTGATTCTAACCCAAGTTTATACTcttcaatacatattatttcGTCAGTACAAAGAGAATTTGTTTTCCCAAAAAAGTGAATTGAGCTCTAGTGTCATTGAGAATGTCCAGGATTTTTTTTCGACCGAAGATAAATTTGATAGAGGAGTCTTTGAAACAGTGATAGGTATCTCGTCAGTTCCAAGAGAAGGGCATGATTACTATCTCGAAACCTTAAAATCTCTTCTTGGAGATCAG AAAGCTTCGAATGGTGagtatttatttgtctttatgGTTTCTTCATTCAACCAAACCCTTAAGGCAAGGATCAAGGCAATGCTAGAAAAGCATTTCAAAAGGGACATTCAAAAAGGATTACTCTACGTTTTCTCCCCTAATAA GGACTTTTATCCCCTGTTTACGCTTGAAAATTTCGATAGGAACAAAGAATCAAATTATTACAAATGGAGAGCCAGGCAAAGCTTGGACTACTCTTAtctttttgactttatttaccaACGCTTCTCTTTCAAAAGCTATCTACACTTGGAGGATGACCTATTGGTCACAAACTCGTATTTAGGTAAAATGAAGAACTTTATTGATCAAGTCAATAATTCCACCCGTAAATCTAACTGGTCTGTGATGAGCTTCAGCAAGTTAGGATTCattg GGCATTTTACAAAGAGACTCCTTGCGATTGGATATTGA
- the LOC121114856 gene encoding uncharacterized protein isoform X2, whose amino-acid sequence MMRIRLPTLLIFVLMIPVWAQKKKFWWLNQPGVFSESMDVSFTTRGSVSQRLAQGGGFNDGGGGSSGSGGGSGGGGGGSGGGGGGSGGGGGGSGGNAGGFGGSGGGSGGGGGSGAGGGSPGFQGSPGFPGSPGFPGSPGFPGSPGFPGSPGTPGSIGNPGSKGTPGTPGSKGTPGNPGSKGSPGTLGSNGTPGRPGSKRKPGSKKKPKPITKPGSKKKPNPKRKPGSKKKPSSKKKPGSKKKPSSKKKPGSKKKPDSKKKPDSKKKPGSKKKPGSKKKSGSKRKPRPQSKPKPQPVNQHHYPITTSYAPSTPQVFDSLPQPTITTYPVTTTTFTHPTQTITTYPVSNEPTVTYITDLPVERESFDSHPYPQKTVSTTYIDDDTVVPSTSYEVSSYPTSFQDDNIYSITPSNPASGTIKITIDCAKGTSCINNEVIISTDPHGTSSSSTLQPVEETLSISQPNAQTSYSYESSSSSIPTTNIYSHSAPKETTFTTSHYSSPRNTFKSKPSRRVMVQKPKNDPWVIKASQRRKMHQTFIRQKQTFSSSSSCPSAMKCVLKKFCNFQGVMVNREVTTDSRYDNIRVPLIPCGSGSVCCRDPSYWDPWPRS is encoded by the exons atgatgagAATCCGTCTACCCActctattaatttttgttcttatGATACCCGTATGggctcaaaaaaagaaattttggtGGTTAAATCAACCTGGTGTATTTTCTGAATCGATGGATGTCTCCTTTACGACTCGAGGCTCTG TTTCTCAACGCTTGGCACAAGGCGGAGGCTTCAATGATGGCGGTGGTGGATCTAGCGGTAGTGGTGGAGGCTCTGGCGGTGGTGGAGGAGGCTCTGGTGGTGGTGGAGGAGGTTCtggtggtggtggtggaggCTCTGGGGGTAATGCAGGAGGCTTCGGTGGTAGTGGAGGAGGCTCTGGGGGTGGTGGTGGAAGTGGAGCTGGAGGAGGAAGTCCTGGTTTTCAGGGAAGTCCAGGTTTTCCGGGAAGTCCAG GCTTTCCGGGAAGTCCAGGCTTTCCGGGAAGTCCAGGTTTTCCGGGAAGTCCTGGTACGCCTGGTTCAATAGGTAATCCTGGCTCAAAGGGTACTCCAGGAACCCCTGGCTCAAAAGGTACTCCAGGAAACCCTGGTTCAAAAGGTTCTCCAGGAACGCTTGGCTCAAATGGTACTCCTGGAAGACCTGGCTCAAAAAGAAAACCAGGCTCGAAGAAAAAGCCTAAACCAATCACAAAACCAGGCTCAAAGAAAAAGCCTAACCCAAAAAGAAAACCTGGCTCAAAGAAAAAGCCTAGCTCAAAGAAAAAGCCCGGCTCAAAGAAAAAGCCCAGCTCAAAGAAAAAGCCCGGCTCAAAGAAAAAGCCCGACTCAAAGAAAAAGCCCGACTCAAAGAAAAAGCCCGGCTCAAAGAAAAAACCTGGCTCAAAGAAAAAGTCTGGCTCAAAAAGAAAACCCCGACCACAATCAAAACCTAAGCCTCAACCTGTGAATCAGCATCATTACCCTATTACTACTTCTTATGCCCCATCTACACCCCAGGTTTTTGATAGCTTACCTCAACCCACCATAACAACATATCCTGTTACGACAACGACCTTTACACATCCAACTCAAACCATAACAACATATCCTGTTTCAAATGAACCTACTGTAACATACATAACAGACTTACCAGTCGAAAGAGAAAGCTTTGATTCGCATCCTTATCCTCAAAAGACGGTCAGTACAACATATATTGATGATGACACCGTGGTTCCAAGTACTTCATATGAAGTTTCATCCTATCCTACTTCATTTCAAGATGATAATATTTACTCTATAACTCCAAGCAATCCTGCAAGTGGAACAATCAAAATCACTATTGACTGTGCAAAAGGCACTTCTTGTATAAATAATGAGGTCATTATTAGTACTGACCCTCATGGAACATCCTCTTCTTCTACATTACAGCCTGTAGAAG AAACTCTTTCCATCTCTCAACCAAATGCTCAAACAAGCTATTCCTATGAATCATCATCAAGTTCCATTCCTACAACGAATATATATTCGCATTCAGCACCAAAAGAGACTACATTTACTACAAGTCATTACTCATCCCCCAGAAAT acgTTTAAAAGTAAACCAAGTCGAAGAGTAATGGTTCAAAAGCCCAAAAACGACCCTTGGGTCATCAAAGCTTCTCAACGTAGAAAAATGCATCAAACTTTTATACGCCAAAAACAAACCTTTTCTTCGAGCTCTAGTTGTCCCTCTGCAATGAAATGTGTTCTGAAAAAGTTTTGCAATTTCCAAGGTGTAATGGTTAATCGAGAAGTGACAACTGACTCTAGATATGACAATATTCGTGTACCTCTTATT CCTTGTGGAAGCGGTTCCGTTTGTTGTCGAGATCCTAGTTACTGGGATCCATGGCCTCGAAGCTAA
- the LOC121114856 gene encoding uncharacterized protein isoform X1: MMRIRLPTLLIFVLMIPVWAQKKKFWWLNQPGVFSESMDVSFTTRGSVSQRLAQGGGFNDGGGGSSGSGGGSGGGGGGSGGGGGGSGGGGGGSGGNAGGFGGSGGGSGGGGGSGAGGGSPGFQGSPGFPGSPGFQGSPGFPGSPGFPGSPGFPGSPGFPGSPGFPGSPGTPGSIGNPGSKGTPGTPGSKGTPGNPGSKGSPGTLGSNGTPGRPGSKRKPGSKKKPKPITKPGSKKKPNPKRKPGSKKKPSSKKKPGSKKKPSSKKKPGSKKKPDSKKKPDSKKKPGSKKKPGSKKKSGSKRKPRPQSKPKPQPVNQHHYPITTSYAPSTPQVFDSLPQPTITTYPVTTTTFTHPTQTITTYPVSNEPTVTYITDLPVERESFDSHPYPQKTVSTTYIDDDTVVPSTSYEVSSYPTSFQDDNIYSITPSNPASGTIKITIDCAKGTSCINNEVIISTDPHGTSSSSTLQPVEETLSISQPNAQTSYSYESSSSSIPTTNIYSHSAPKETTFTTSHYSSPRNTFKSKPSRRVMVQKPKNDPWVIKASQRRKMHQTFIRQKQTFSSSSSCPSAMKCVLKKFCNFQGVMVNREVTTDSRYDNIRVPLIPCGSGSVCCRDPSYWDPWPRS; this comes from the exons atgatgagAATCCGTCTACCCActctattaatttttgttcttatGATACCCGTATGggctcaaaaaaagaaattttggtGGTTAAATCAACCTGGTGTATTTTCTGAATCGATGGATGTCTCCTTTACGACTCGAGGCTCTG TTTCTCAACGCTTGGCACAAGGCGGAGGCTTCAATGATGGCGGTGGTGGATCTAGCGGTAGTGGTGGAGGCTCTGGCGGTGGTGGAGGAGGCTCTGGTGGTGGTGGAGGAGGTTCtggtggtggtggtggaggCTCTGGGGGTAATGCAGGAGGCTTCGGTGGTAGTGGAGGAGGCTCTGGGGGTGGTGGTGGAAGTGGAGCTGGAGGAGGAAGTCCTGGTTTTCAGGGAAGTCCAGGTTTTCCGGGAAGTCCAGGTTTTCAGGGAAGTCCAGGTTTTCCGGGAAGTCCAGGCTTTCCAGGAAGTCCAGGCTTTCCGGGAAGTCCAGGCTTTCCGGGAAGTCCAGGTTTTCCGGGAAGTCCTGGTACGCCTGGTTCAATAGGTAATCCTGGCTCAAAGGGTACTCCAGGAACCCCTGGCTCAAAAGGTACTCCAGGAAACCCTGGTTCAAAAGGTTCTCCAGGAACGCTTGGCTCAAATGGTACTCCTGGAAGACCTGGCTCAAAAAGAAAACCAGGCTCGAAGAAAAAGCCTAAACCAATCACAAAACCAGGCTCAAAGAAAAAGCCTAACCCAAAAAGAAAACCTGGCTCAAAGAAAAAGCCTAGCTCAAAGAAAAAGCCCGGCTCAAAGAAAAAGCCCAGCTCAAAGAAAAAGCCCGGCTCAAAGAAAAAGCCCGACTCAAAGAAAAAGCCCGACTCAAAGAAAAAGCCCGGCTCAAAGAAAAAACCTGGCTCAAAGAAAAAGTCTGGCTCAAAAAGAAAACCCCGACCACAATCAAAACCTAAGCCTCAACCTGTGAATCAGCATCATTACCCTATTACTACTTCTTATGCCCCATCTACACCCCAGGTTTTTGATAGCTTACCTCAACCCACCATAACAACATATCCTGTTACGACAACGACCTTTACACATCCAACTCAAACCATAACAACATATCCTGTTTCAAATGAACCTACTGTAACATACATAACAGACTTACCAGTCGAAAGAGAAAGCTTTGATTCGCATCCTTATCCTCAAAAGACGGTCAGTACAACATATATTGATGATGACACCGTGGTTCCAAGTACTTCATATGAAGTTTCATCCTATCCTACTTCATTTCAAGATGATAATATTTACTCTATAACTCCAAGCAATCCTGCAAGTGGAACAATCAAAATCACTATTGACTGTGCAAAAGGCACTTCTTGTATAAATAATGAGGTCATTATTAGTACTGACCCTCATGGAACATCCTCTTCTTCTACATTACAGCCTGTAGAAG AAACTCTTTCCATCTCTCAACCAAATGCTCAAACAAGCTATTCCTATGAATCATCATCAAGTTCCATTCCTACAACGAATATATATTCGCATTCAGCACCAAAAGAGACTACATTTACTACAAGTCATTACTCATCCCCCAGAAAT acgTTTAAAAGTAAACCAAGTCGAAGAGTAATGGTTCAAAAGCCCAAAAACGACCCTTGGGTCATCAAAGCTTCTCAACGTAGAAAAATGCATCAAACTTTTATACGCCAAAAACAAACCTTTTCTTCGAGCTCTAGTTGTCCCTCTGCAATGAAATGTGTTCTGAAAAAGTTTTGCAATTTCCAAGGTGTAATGGTTAATCGAGAAGTGACAACTGACTCTAGATATGACAATATTCGTGTACCTCTTATT CCTTGTGGAAGCGGTTCCGTTTGTTGTCGAGATCCTAGTTACTGGGATCCATGGCCTCGAAGCTAA
- the LOC121114856 gene encoding uncharacterized protein isoform X3: protein MMRIRLPTLLIFVLMIPVWAQKKKFWWLNQPGVFSESMDVSFTTRGSVSQRLAQGGGFNDGGGGSSGSGGGSGGGGGGSGGGGGGSGGGGGGSGGNAGGFGGSGGGSGGGGGSGAGGGSPGFQGSPGFPGSPGFQGSPGFPGSPGFPGSPGFPGSPGFPGSPGFPGSPGTPGSIGNPGSKGTPGTPGSKGTPGNPGSKGSPGTLGSNGTPGRPGSKRKPGSKKKPKPITKPGSKKKPNPKRKPGSKKKPSSKKKPGSKKKPSSKKKPGSKKKPDSKKKPDSKKKPGSKKKPGSKKKSGSKRKPRPQSKPKPQPVNQHHYPITTSYAPSTPQVFDSLPQPTITTYPVTTTTFTHPTQTITTYPVSNEPTVTYITDLPVERESFDSHPYPQKTVSTTYIDDDTVVPSTSYEVSSYPTSFQDDNIYSITPSNPASGTIKITIDCAKGTSCINNEVIISTDPHGTSSSSTLQPVEETLSISQPNAQTSYSYESSSSSIPTTNIYSHSAPKETTFTTSHYSSPRNLLLFYFRRLKVNQVEE, encoded by the exons atgatgagAATCCGTCTACCCActctattaatttttgttcttatGATACCCGTATGggctcaaaaaaagaaattttggtGGTTAAATCAACCTGGTGTATTTTCTGAATCGATGGATGTCTCCTTTACGACTCGAGGCTCTG TTTCTCAACGCTTGGCACAAGGCGGAGGCTTCAATGATGGCGGTGGTGGATCTAGCGGTAGTGGTGGAGGCTCTGGCGGTGGTGGAGGAGGCTCTGGTGGTGGTGGAGGAGGTTCtggtggtggtggtggaggCTCTGGGGGTAATGCAGGAGGCTTCGGTGGTAGTGGAGGAGGCTCTGGGGGTGGTGGTGGAAGTGGAGCTGGAGGAGGAAGTCCTGGTTTTCAGGGAAGTCCAGGTTTTCCGGGAAGTCCAGGTTTTCAGGGAAGTCCAGGTTTTCCGGGAAGTCCAGGCTTTCCAGGAAGTCCAGGCTTTCCGGGAAGTCCAGGCTTTCCGGGAAGTCCAGGTTTTCCGGGAAGTCCTGGTACGCCTGGTTCAATAGGTAATCCTGGCTCAAAGGGTACTCCAGGAACCCCTGGCTCAAAAGGTACTCCAGGAAACCCTGGTTCAAAAGGTTCTCCAGGAACGCTTGGCTCAAATGGTACTCCTGGAAGACCTGGCTCAAAAAGAAAACCAGGCTCGAAGAAAAAGCCTAAACCAATCACAAAACCAGGCTCAAAGAAAAAGCCTAACCCAAAAAGAAAACCTGGCTCAAAGAAAAAGCCTAGCTCAAAGAAAAAGCCCGGCTCAAAGAAAAAGCCCAGCTCAAAGAAAAAGCCCGGCTCAAAGAAAAAGCCCGACTCAAAGAAAAAGCCCGACTCAAAGAAAAAGCCCGGCTCAAAGAAAAAACCTGGCTCAAAGAAAAAGTCTGGCTCAAAAAGAAAACCCCGACCACAATCAAAACCTAAGCCTCAACCTGTGAATCAGCATCATTACCCTATTACTACTTCTTATGCCCCATCTACACCCCAGGTTTTTGATAGCTTACCTCAACCCACCATAACAACATATCCTGTTACGACAACGACCTTTACACATCCAACTCAAACCATAACAACATATCCTGTTTCAAATGAACCTACTGTAACATACATAACAGACTTACCAGTCGAAAGAGAAAGCTTTGATTCGCATCCTTATCCTCAAAAGACGGTCAGTACAACATATATTGATGATGACACCGTGGTTCCAAGTACTTCATATGAAGTTTCATCCTATCCTACTTCATTTCAAGATGATAATATTTACTCTATAACTCCAAGCAATCCTGCAAGTGGAACAATCAAAATCACTATTGACTGTGCAAAAGGCACTTCTTGTATAAATAATGAGGTCATTATTAGTACTGACCCTCATGGAACATCCTCTTCTTCTACATTACAGCCTGTAGAAG AAACTCTTTCCATCTCTCAACCAAATGCTCAAACAAGCTATTCCTATGAATCATCATCAAGTTCCATTCCTACAACGAATATATATTCGCATTCAGCACCAAAAGAGACTACATTTACTACAAGTCATTACTCATCCCCCAGAAAT cttttattattttattttagacgTTTAAAAGTAAACCAAGTCGAAGAGTAA